The proteins below come from a single Benincasa hispida cultivar B227 chromosome 4, ASM972705v1, whole genome shotgun sequence genomic window:
- the LOC120075824 gene encoding ADP-ribosylation factor 2-like codes for MTDTARLKMQVRLRVESYFRATSIASLLGHLSNILPQRHITRCSEARFFLLSSSLSIHLCAALRGTSKLRAEMGLTFAKLFSRLFAKKEMRILMVGLDAAGKTTILYKLKLGEIVTTIPTIGFNVETVEYKNISFTVWDVGGQDKIRPLWRHYFQNTQGLIFVVDSNDRDRVVEARDELHRMLNEDELRDAVLLVFANKQDLPNAMNAAEITDKLGLHSLRQRHWYIQSTCATSGEGLYEGLDWLSNNIANKA; via the exons ATGACGGACACAGCAAGACTTAAGATGCAAGTTCGATTAAGGGTAGAATCGTATTTCCGTGCTACCTCGATCGCTTCTTTATTAGGCCATCTTAGCAATATTCTTCCTCAGCGCCATATTACGCGTTGCTCTGAAGCTCGATTTTTCTTGCTGTCTTCATCCCTTTCAATACACCTCTGTGCAGCTCTCAGAG GAACTTCTAAGTTACGAGCAGAAATGGGGCTCACCTTCGCAAAGCTCTTCAGTCGGCTGTTTGCTAAAAAGGAGATGAGAATTCTGATGGTTGGACTTGATGCTGCTGGTAAGACGACCATTCTCTATAAACTCAAGCTTGGAGAGATCGTCACAACTATTCCTACCATCG GGTTTAACGTGGAGACTGTGGAATATAAGAACATCAGCTTCACTGTCTGGGATGTCGGTGGTCAGGACAAA ATTCGTCCATTGTGGAGGCACTATTTCCAGAACACTCAAGGTCTTATATTTGTGGTGGACAGTAACGATAGAGACCGTGTGGTTGAGGCGAGGGATGAATTGCATAGAATGCTGAATGAG GATGAGCTTCGAGATGCAGTATTACTGGTGTTTGCTAACAAACAAGATCTTCCCAATGCAATGAATGCCGCTGAGATTACTGATAAGCTTGGTCTTCACTCTCTTCGGCAGCGCCATTG GTATATCCAGAGCACTTGTGCAACCTCCGGGGAAGGGCTTTATGAGGGATTAGATTGGCTCTCAAACAACATTGCTAACAAG GCATAA